The following are encoded in a window of Castanea sativa cultivar Marrone di Chiusa Pesio chromosome 9, ASM4071231v1 genomic DNA:
- the LOC142610819 gene encoding uncharacterized protein LOC142610819: MRNPSSGGGSTSKTPCCSKVGIKRGPWTPEEDEILSNYIKREGEGRWRTLPKRAGLLRCGKSCRLRWMNYLRPSVKRGRIAPDEEDLILRLHRLLGNRWSLIAGRIPGRTDNEIKNYWNTHLSKKLINQGIDPRTHKPLVVNPNPNNSPEVIIAHDHAASISNPNPISNLSPGLLEETGGSSLVSGIQISDANDQLGQYQNLVANDISNTQNWQNSDGAMTMGLRGGYVQGNEENYIENSNEDTFSSFLDSLINDNMFVNQQQQQPTFNPLISSSSSAPTFNHAAIWEV; this comes from the exons ATGAGGAACCCATCATCGGGAGGAGGGTCGACGAGCAAGACACCATGTTGTAGCAAAGTGGGGATAAAAAGAGGGCCATGGACTCCTGAGGAAGATGAGATTTTATCAAATTACATCAAAAGAGAAGGTGAAGGAAGGTGGCGCACTCTACCAAAACGTGCCGGATTGCTCCGCTGTGGCAAGAGCTGTCGCCTTCGGTGGATGAATTATCTTCGTCCTTCTGTTAAGAGAGGACGTATTGCTCCTGATGAGGAAGATCTCATTCTTCGCCTTCACCGCTTACTTGGTAACAG gtgGTCTTTGATAGCTGGAAGAATTCCAGGACGAACTGACAATGAGATAAAAAACTATTGGAACACCCATCTTAGCAAGAAGCTAATCAACCAAGGAATAGATCCAAGAACCCACAAACCACTAGTAGTCAACCCTAACCCTAATAATTCCCCAGAAGTAATAATAGCTCATGATCATGCTGCATCAatttcaaacccaaaccctatATCTAATTTGTCTCCTGGGTTATTAGAAGAAACTGGTGGAAGCTCTCTAGTCAGTGGTATTCAAATAAGTGATGCAAATGACCAACTGGGTCAATATCAAAATCTGGTGGCGAATGATATTAGTAACACTCAGAATTGGCAAAATTCTGATGGTGCAATGACCATGGGATTGCGAGGCGGCTATGTACAAGGAAATGAAGAAAATTATATTGAAAACAGCAATGAGGAtaccttctcttcatttctggATTCTTTGATTAATGACAATATGTTTGTgaatcaacaacaacaacagcctACTTTTAATCctctcatttcttcttcttcttctgcgcCGACCTTCAACCATGCTGCCATCTGGGAAGTTTGA